In Leguminivora glycinivorella isolate SPB_JAAS2020 chromosome 11, LegGlyc_1.1, whole genome shotgun sequence, a single window of DNA contains:
- the LOC125231028 gene encoding chymotrypsin-1-like: protein MMKFLVLALIGVATGAVVPIEDYHTSVGIPTAARIKAAEEALDFDGARIVGGAPAYLGQFPYLGGLIITLSTGATSYCGSSLLTNTRGLTAAHCWRTLNNQAVEFTMVLASTHLFFGGTRVVTRDVEMHADYDKLFLYNDIAIMRLPWVNFDAFIQPIAIATRDQDFVGVSATVAGYGLTRDGGTIEPDQFLSHLAVQVISNAECRNRFGALVVDSTLCVTSGVGRGPCTSDSGGPLVANNQLIGVVSFGTGTCEGGLPTGFARVTSYASWILERW, encoded by the exons ATGATGAAGTTTCTAGTGTTAGCTCTGATAGGCGTGGCCACTGGGGCTGTAGTCCCTATTGAGGACTATCATACATCTGTGGGCATCCCGACTGCTGCCCGTATCAAGGCTGCTGAGGAGGCACTGGACTTCGATGGAGCCAGGATTGTGGGAGGCGCTCCTGCTTACCTTGGCCAGTTCCCTTAcctt GGAGGACTGATCATCACCTTATCCACTGGCGCTACTTCGTACTGTGGCTCCTCACTGCTCACTAACACTCGCGGTCTCACTGCCGCACACTGCTGGAGAACTTTGAACAACCAAGCCGTGGAGTTCACCATGGTGCTGGCTTCTACCCACCTCTTCTTCGGCGGGACCAGGGTGGTCACCAGAGACGTGGAAATGCACGCCGATTATGATAAATTGTTTTTGTACAATGACATTGCTATCATGAGGCTGCCTTGGGTTAATTTCGATG CTTTCATTCAACCCATCGCCATTGCTACCCGCGACCAAGACTTCGTGGGAGTATCAGCTACGGTAGCTGGTTATGGACTGACTCGTGACG GAGGCACGATAGAACCCGACCAGTTCCTCTCCCACCTCGCCGTGCAGGTGATCTCCAACGCTGAATGCAGAAACCGTTTCGGTGCTCTCGTGGTGGACTCGACGCTCTGCGTGACGTCTGGAGTCGGTCGAGGCCCGTGCACTAGCGACTCTGGGGGGCCGCTTGTTGCAAACAACCAGCTG ATCGGCGTGGTATCCTTCGGAACCGGGACCTGTGAGGGCGGACTCCCGACCGGCTTCGCCCGTGTGACGTCATACGCTTCCTGGATTCTGGAGCGCTGGTAA